The following are from one region of the Kineosporia corallincola genome:
- a CDS encoding bifunctional folylpolyglutamate synthase/dihydrofolate synthase, translated as MARVAGRGPQRDAKDAAVQQALSQRAAEVYREILDRAPEHDMVPSIDRIAAVAQLLGDPQRAFESVHVTGTNGKSSTTRMIERLLREHGLRTGRFTSPHLQDVRERIALDGQMIDQERFIDAYEEVQPYLDLVDARNAEAGNPRLTYFEVLVAIAYAAFADTPVDVAAVEVGLGGRWDATNIIDARVAVVTPVGLDHQRMLGHDIATIATEKAGIIKPGAVAVLSEQHEEASEPLLARAAEVGATVLREGHQFGVSTREVALGGQLLTIQGAAAVYPEIFIPLHGAHQAQNAATALAAVEAFLLSDGRDWDTGDNSREGTGLDIDVVRAAFADADSPGRLEVVRRSPTVLVDAAHNPSGAQVLADSLEEAFGFSRLVGVVAVLEDKDAESILGVLEPVLDEVVITRTSSPRAMDPDELGEIAEDVFGDDRVTTFQRLDDALDYAMGRAEEGGLIGGGVLATGSVTMAADVRRLFRLT; from the coding sequence ATGGCGCGCGTCGCCGGTCGTGGTCCGCAGCGTGACGCCAAGGACGCGGCCGTCCAGCAGGCGCTCTCACAGCGCGCGGCGGAGGTGTACCGGGAGATCCTGGACCGGGCGCCGGAGCACGACATGGTGCCCAGCATCGACCGGATCGCGGCGGTGGCCCAGCTGCTCGGCGACCCGCAGCGGGCCTTCGAGTCGGTGCACGTCACCGGCACCAACGGCAAGAGTTCCACCACCCGCATGATCGAGCGGCTGCTGCGCGAGCACGGCCTGCGCACCGGCCGGTTCACCAGCCCGCACCTGCAAGACGTGCGCGAGCGGATCGCGCTCGACGGTCAGATGATCGACCAGGAACGGTTCATCGACGCCTACGAAGAGGTTCAGCCGTACCTCGACCTGGTGGACGCCCGCAACGCCGAGGCCGGCAACCCGCGGCTGACCTACTTCGAGGTGCTGGTCGCGATCGCCTACGCCGCGTTCGCCGACACGCCGGTCGACGTGGCCGCGGTGGAGGTCGGGCTGGGCGGCCGCTGGGACGCCACCAACATCATCGACGCCCGGGTCGCCGTGGTCACCCCGGTCGGTCTGGACCACCAGCGCATGCTCGGCCACGACATCGCCACCATCGCCACCGAGAAGGCCGGCATCATCAAACCCGGTGCCGTGGCGGTGCTCTCGGAGCAGCACGAAGAGGCCTCGGAACCGCTGCTGGCCCGGGCCGCCGAGGTCGGCGCCACCGTTCTGCGCGAGGGCCACCAGTTCGGCGTGAGCACCCGTGAGGTCGCCCTGGGCGGCCAGCTGCTCACGATCCAGGGCGCCGCGGCGGTGTACCCGGAGATCTTCATCCCCCTGCACGGCGCCCACCAGGCACAGAACGCGGCCACCGCGCTCGCCGCCGTCGAGGCGTTCCTGCTGTCCGACGGGCGGGACTGGGACACCGGCGACAACTCCCGCGAGGGCACCGGGCTGGACATCGACGTGGTGCGGGCCGCCTTCGCGGACGCCGATTCGCCCGGCCGCCTGGAGGTCGTCCGCCGCAGCCCCACCGTGCTCGTCGACGCGGCCCACAACCCTTCCGGTGCCCAGGTTCTCGCCGACAGCCTGGAGGAGGCATTCGGGTTCAGCCGGCTGGTCGGCGTGGTGGCGGTGCTGGAAGACAAGGATGCCGAGTCGATTCTCGGCGTGCTGGAACCGGTACTGGACGAGGTCGTCATCACCCGCACGTCGTCCCCCCGGGCGATGGACCCGGACGAGCTCGGCGAGATCGCCGAGGACGTGTTCGGCGACGACCGGGTCACCACCTTCCAGCGCCTGGACGACGCCCTCGACTACGCCATGGGCAGGGCCGAGGAGGGCGGGCTGATCGGCGGCGGCGTGCTGGCCACCGGCTCGGTGACGATGGCCGCCGACGTACGCAGGCTGTTCCGCCTGACCTGA
- a CDS encoding immune inhibitor A domain-containing protein, which produces MRKVLVGLATLSLAGSAALALPGTAVAAAPLGQPAVNDVDQVAGTDALSSPQQDKATALRQSALAQVMNGDATVQEKNGSQVVKLTGSKGKDDDKYVELAREQTDRIFVVLAEFGDQRHPNYPDQDTDPTTAGPTTFEGPLHNKIPEPAKDDNSTVWQADYNQKHYQDLYFGDGDSLKTYYETQSSGRYSVDGTVTDWVKVPYNEARYGRSNGYPCASSTCSNTWALLEDALSAWVDEQKAAGQTDAQIKAAVAEFDQWDRYDYDGDGDFNEPDGYLDHFQIVHAGGDQADGDPQQGEDAIWSHRWYVNYNQAGSTGPADNKLGGTQIGDTGLWVGDYTIQPENGGLSVFAHEYGHDLGLPDNYDISGGVGNAVEWWSLMAQSRLGAKGDALGEKPGDIGAWEKLQLGWLDYETVTMGEKRTIDLGPEEYNTAKPQAAVVVLPKKKVTSELVPPAAGEYEWYSGSGDDLNNTLTRSVEVPTGSPELTFQASWNIEDCGPDACDYGYVEVDDGSGFEAIPGSITTAAEGDVIDGTSDGWQPATFDLSAYAGKTVSLRFRYATDGAVAGNDATAPAGLFLDDIAVDGVFEDGAETADTAWTATGFVRTTGTETAEYDNYYIAAHRSYVSYDQYLKTGPYNFGWATTKPDYVEHFPYQEGLLVTYWDTSQSDNDVSVHPGEGRNLNIDAHPDTLYRSDGVPFRTRVQIYDAPFGLNKTDSITLHTNGVKTKIKKLPGNPLFDDTQDYFDEVQLDHGVKVADAGVKIEVTKQKKTSMTIKVDTK; this is translated from the coding sequence GTGCGAAAGGTCCTGGTGGGTCTAGCGACCCTCTCACTGGCCGGGAGCGCGGCTCTCGCGCTTCCCGGTACGGCGGTGGCAGCCGCGCCCTTGGGGCAGCCCGCCGTCAACGACGTCGATCAGGTCGCCGGCACCGATGCCTTGAGCAGCCCGCAGCAGGACAAGGCCACGGCCCTGCGGCAGTCGGCGCTGGCGCAGGTGATGAACGGCGACGCGACGGTGCAGGAGAAGAACGGCAGCCAGGTCGTGAAGCTGACCGGCAGCAAGGGCAAGGACGACGACAAGTACGTCGAGCTGGCCCGGGAGCAGACCGACCGGATCTTCGTGGTGCTGGCCGAGTTCGGCGACCAGCGGCACCCGAACTACCCCGACCAGGACACCGACCCGACCACGGCCGGGCCGACCACGTTCGAGGGGCCGCTGCACAACAAGATCCCGGAGCCGGCCAAGGACGACAACTCCACGGTCTGGCAGGCGGACTACAACCAGAAGCACTACCAGGACCTTTATTTCGGTGACGGCGACTCGCTGAAGACGTACTACGAGACGCAGTCGTCGGGCCGCTACAGCGTGGACGGCACAGTGACCGACTGGGTCAAGGTGCCGTACAACGAGGCCCGGTACGGCCGCTCGAACGGCTACCCGTGCGCGTCGTCCACGTGCAGCAACACCTGGGCCCTGCTCGAAGACGCGCTGAGCGCGTGGGTGGACGAGCAGAAGGCCGCCGGCCAGACCGACGCCCAGATCAAGGCGGCGGTGGCCGAGTTCGACCAGTGGGACCGGTACGACTACGACGGTGACGGCGACTTCAACGAGCCGGACGGTTACCTCGACCACTTCCAGATCGTGCACGCCGGTGGCGACCAGGCCGACGGTGACCCGCAGCAGGGCGAGGACGCGATCTGGAGCCACCGCTGGTACGTCAACTACAACCAGGCCGGCAGCACCGGCCCGGCGGACAACAAGCTGGGCGGCACCCAGATCGGCGACACCGGCCTGTGGGTGGGTGACTACACGATCCAGCCGGAGAACGGCGGGCTCAGCGTGTTCGCCCACGAGTACGGCCACGACCTGGGGCTGCCCGACAACTACGACATCTCCGGTGGCGTGGGTAACGCCGTGGAGTGGTGGTCGCTGATGGCGCAGAGCCGGCTCGGGGCCAAGGGTGACGCCCTGGGCGAGAAGCCGGGCGACATCGGTGCCTGGGAGAAGCTCCAGCTCGGCTGGCTCGACTACGAGACCGTGACGATGGGCGAGAAGCGCACCATCGACCTCGGGCCGGAGGAGTACAACACCGCCAAGCCGCAGGCCGCGGTGGTGGTGCTGCCGAAGAAGAAGGTCACCAGCGAGCTGGTGCCGCCCGCCGCCGGTGAGTACGAGTGGTACAGCGGCAGCGGCGACGACCTGAACAACACGCTCACCCGCAGCGTCGAGGTGCCCACCGGCTCGCCGGAGCTCACCTTCCAGGCCAGCTGGAACATCGAGGACTGCGGTCCGGACGCCTGCGACTACGGCTACGTCGAGGTGGACGACGGCAGCGGCTTCGAGGCGATCCCCGGCTCGATCACCACCGCCGCCGAGGGCGACGTCATCGACGGGACCAGCGACGGGTGGCAGCCCGCCACCTTCGACCTGTCGGCCTACGCCGGCAAGACCGTCAGCCTGCGCTTCCGCTACGCCACCGACGGCGCGGTCGCCGGTAACGACGCCACGGCCCCGGCCGGCCTGTTCCTCGACGACATCGCCGTGGACGGGGTGTTCGAGGACGGTGCGGAGACGGCCGACACGGCCTGGACGGCAACCGGTTTCGTGCGCACCACGGGTACTGAGACGGCGGAGTACGACAACTACTACATCGCCGCCCACCGGTCGTACGTCAGCTACGACCAGTACCTGAAGACCGGCCCCTACAACTTCGGCTGGGCCACCACCAAGCCGGACTATGTGGAGCACTTCCCCTACCAGGAAGGGCTGCTCGTCACCTACTGGGACACCTCGCAGAGCGACAACGACGTGAGCGTGCACCCGGGTGAGGGCCGGAACCTCAACATCGACGCCCATCCGGACACGCTGTACCGCAGCGACGGCGTGCCGTTCCGCACCCGGGTGCAGATCTACGACGCGCCGTTCGGCCTGAACAAGACCGACAGCATCACGCTGCACACCAACGGCGTGAAGACGAAGATCAAGAAGCTGCCGGGCAACCCGCTCTTCGACGACACCCAGGACTACTTCGACGAGGTTCAGCTCGACCACGGCGTCAAGGTGGCGGACGCCGGGGTGAAGATCGAGGTGACCAAGCAGAAGAAGACCTCGATGACGATCAAGGTCGACACGAAGTGA
- a CDS encoding siderophore-interacting protein, translating into MSYAESGALYAEVVATERLSPHLVRIVLGGPEMSQYEPLLVPDEAVVLWFPKPGQERPAPTTLKDGVWAHHDPQTAPPGRNYTVRAFEPGENARMTVDFVVHPGGVAGEWAVNAQVGQELLITRPRCWYSPPEGVDWILAAADLTGLPALARIIEECEQDGPAVYAMVETVDADDLAALPATQCHARGVDASVGTGNGVAPGALADLIALKVAELSGQGTGYVWYSGEAAQSREIRKLLRKKHGWPLERVATVGYWRQDAERWNATFEKVHGEQLVKVYYEAIEHGLSSAEASELLDEEYEKAGL; encoded by the coding sequence ATGTCCTACGCCGAGTCCGGTGCCCTGTACGCCGAGGTCGTCGCCACCGAGCGGTTGAGCCCGCACCTGGTGCGGATCGTCCTCGGGGGCCCCGAGATGTCTCAGTACGAACCGCTTCTGGTGCCGGACGAGGCCGTGGTGCTGTGGTTCCCGAAGCCGGGCCAGGAGCGCCCGGCCCCGACCACGCTGAAAGACGGCGTGTGGGCGCACCACGACCCGCAGACCGCGCCGCCCGGGCGTAACTACACCGTGCGCGCCTTCGAGCCGGGTGAGAATGCCCGGATGACCGTCGATTTCGTGGTGCATCCTGGTGGTGTCGCAGGGGAGTGGGCGGTCAACGCGCAGGTCGGTCAGGAACTGCTGATCACCCGCCCGCGCTGCTGGTACTCGCCGCCTGAGGGCGTGGACTGGATCCTGGCGGCGGCCGACCTGACCGGTCTGCCGGCGCTGGCCCGGATCATCGAGGAGTGCGAGCAGGACGGCCCGGCGGTGTACGCGATGGTCGAGACGGTGGACGCCGACGACCTGGCCGCGCTGCCCGCCACCCAGTGCCACGCCCGTGGGGTGGACGCCAGCGTGGGCACCGGTAACGGTGTGGCGCCCGGCGCGCTGGCCGACCTGATCGCCCTCAAGGTGGCCGAGCTGTCCGGGCAGGGAACCGGTTACGTGTGGTATTCGGGTGAGGCGGCGCAGTCCCGCGAGATCCGCAAGCTGCTGCGCAAGAAGCACGGCTGGCCGCTGGAACGGGTTGCCACCGTGGGCTACTGGCGTCAGGACGCCGAGCGCTGGAACGCCACCTTCGAGAAGGTGCACGGCGAGCAGCTGGTCAAGGTCTACTACGAGGCGATCGAGCACGGCCTGTCCAGCGCCGAGGCCTCGGAGCTGCTGGACGAGGAGTACGAGAAGGCCGGCCTCTAG